A section of the Serratia liquefaciens ATCC 27592 genome encodes:
- the wbaP gene encoding undecaprenyl-phosphate galactose phosphotransferase WbaP: MKSSNGFASAFISKVLLALSDLFLFNFSILVAYFFISSAFGNFSEFVPEGELGARVLAHFILSILCVLWFWTRLRHYSYRKPFWFELKEIFRTLIIFAVLDLALVAFSKWNFSRYLWFVTWISILFLVPIGRVLVKKALNYLGFWKKQTIIIGSGRNAFEAYAALQSEEVLGFDVVGFVCTDIPCESQYFGVPVIKNEDELWNLADVDNTQFIVALEFEQNLLRDWWLKNLAKRNCRSVSVIPTLRGVPLYGTDMSFIFSHEVMILRVSNNLAKRSSRLIKRVFDIVGSLFIMLLLSPLLLLIAYKVSRDGGKPIYGHERVGHNGKKFKCLKFRSMVLNSQEVLQNLLASDPEAQAEWNKDFKLKNDPRITSVGAFLRKTSLDELPQLWNVFIGEMSLVGPRPVVEQELERYAGDVDYYYMAKPGMTGLWQVSGRNDIDYDTRVYFDAWYVKNWALWNDIVILFKTIAVVLKRDGAY; the protein is encoded by the coding sequence ATGAAATCATCTAATGGCTTTGCATCTGCCTTTATATCAAAAGTTTTATTAGCATTATCAGATTTATTTCTTTTTAATTTCTCAATTTTAGTTGCATATTTCTTTATATCAAGCGCGTTTGGTAATTTTAGCGAGTTCGTGCCAGAGGGTGAACTTGGTGCACGAGTTCTTGCACACTTTATATTATCCATTTTGTGTGTGCTATGGTTTTGGACAAGGTTAAGACATTATTCTTATAGAAAACCATTTTGGTTTGAATTAAAGGAAATATTTCGCACGTTAATAATATTTGCTGTTTTAGATTTGGCCTTAGTTGCTTTTTCAAAGTGGAATTTCTCTCGATACTTATGGTTTGTAACTTGGATATCTATTCTATTCCTAGTTCCAATTGGTCGAGTTCTTGTTAAGAAGGCCCTTAATTATTTGGGGTTTTGGAAGAAACAGACAATCATAATCGGTTCTGGAAGAAATGCATTCGAAGCTTATGCCGCATTGCAAAGCGAAGAGGTCCTTGGGTTTGATGTTGTTGGTTTTGTTTGTACAGATATCCCTTGTGAGTCACAGTACTTTGGAGTTCCAGTAATTAAAAATGAAGATGAACTTTGGAATTTAGCAGACGTTGATAATACACAATTTATTGTTGCATTGGAGTTTGAACAAAACCTTCTCCGTGACTGGTGGCTTAAAAACTTAGCGAAAAGGAATTGTCGTTCAGTTTCAGTGATTCCTACTTTGCGAGGTGTTCCTCTATACGGAACAGATATGTCGTTTATCTTCAGTCATGAGGTAATGATATTGCGAGTAAGCAATAATTTGGCAAAACGGTCATCCCGGTTAATTAAACGAGTCTTTGATATTGTTGGTTCTTTATTTATTATGTTGCTTTTATCCCCTTTGTTGTTACTGATCGCTTATAAAGTATCTAGGGATGGTGGAAAACCAATATATGGACATGAGCGTGTCGGGCACAATGGTAAAAAATTTAAATGCCTGAAGTTCCGTTCTATGGTGTTAAATTCCCAAGAGGTTTTGCAGAATTTATTGGCTAGCGATCCTGAAGCTCAAGCTGAATGGAATAAGGATTTCAAACTCAAGAACGATCCAAGGATTACTAGCGTTGGTGCTTTTTTGCGTAAAACGAGCCTAGATGAGTTGCCTCAGCTATGGAATGTGTTTATTGGTGAGATGAGTCTTGTAGGGCCGCGGCCTGTAGTAGAGCAAGAACTTGAGCGTTACGCTGGAGATGTTGACTATTATTACATGGCTAAGCCAGGAATGACTGGATTGTGGCAAGTCAGTGGACGTAATGATATTGACTATGATACCAGAGTTTATTTTGACGCTTGGTACGTAAAAAACTGGGCTCTTTGGAATGATATCGTTATCCTTTTCAAGACTATAGCTGTTGTACTTAAGCGAGATGGTGCATATTAA